A genomic window from Halorubrum lacusprofundi ATCC 49239 includes:
- a CDS encoding NAD(P)/FAD-dependent oxidoreductase, with the protein MHGDATVVGGGLAGLVAATRLAEAGADVTLYERRPEVGGRVRTETVNGFTLDRGFQVFFTSYPAVVAELDIDALDIRQFAPGATICRPGSRSVLSDPLRDPRAAIASLLNDEVSLSDKLRTLALRHDLAKRDEGAFFTGRDASIREYLHDWGFADDYVTNFVEPFYGGITLDRTLSTSKHVFEYTFRAMSRGTIAVPAAGMRAIPEALAARARDAGVTIETGEDVESVRTAGQGRIPFRTGSGDATGATVELADGSTRETDAVVVAATPPEARRLTGVESIPTEGVPNVTGWYTLPAGESFETGKRILLNAADDSPNAVVPMSEVAPEYAPDDRALIAATFLGESSLDRPAAGLRDDVRDALEAWYPDRDFDGLETVDVHRIRFAQFAQPPGVHAALPDPDDPEGPVVLAGDYTEWSSIQGAVESGRSAAEAAGEYL; encoded by the coding sequence ATGCACGGAGACGCCACCGTCGTCGGCGGCGGGCTCGCGGGGCTCGTCGCGGCGACCCGACTCGCTGAGGCGGGTGCGGACGTGACGCTGTACGAGCGACGGCCCGAGGTCGGCGGCCGCGTGCGGACCGAGACAGTCAACGGCTTCACCCTCGATCGGGGCTTTCAGGTGTTTTTCACGAGCTATCCGGCAGTCGTGGCGGAACTCGATATCGACGCTCTCGACATCCGCCAATTCGCGCCCGGCGCGACGATCTGTCGGCCGGGATCGCGGTCGGTGCTCTCGGACCCGCTCCGCGATCCCCGCGCCGCAATCGCCTCGCTTCTGAACGACGAGGTCTCCCTCTCCGATAAGCTCCGGACGCTCGCGCTCCGGCACGATCTCGCGAAGCGAGACGAGGGCGCGTTCTTTACCGGCCGCGACGCGTCGATCCGCGAGTACCTCCACGACTGGGGATTCGCCGACGACTACGTGACCAACTTCGTCGAACCCTTCTACGGCGGGATCACCCTCGATCGAACGCTCTCGACCTCGAAGCACGTCTTCGAGTACACGTTCCGGGCGATGAGCCGCGGCACGATCGCCGTTCCCGCAGCGGGGATGCGAGCGATCCCCGAGGCGCTCGCGGCCCGCGCCCGTGACGCCGGCGTGACAATCGAGACGGGCGAGGACGTGGAATCCGTCCGGACCGCAGGTCAGGGGCGTATCCCGTTCCGGACCGGGAGCGGCGACGCCACAGGCGCCACGGTCGAGCTGGCGGACGGCTCGACCCGCGAGACCGATGCGGTCGTCGTCGCGGCCACGCCGCCCGAGGCCCGTCGGCTCACAGGCGTCGAGTCGATACCCACCGAGGGTGTCCCAAACGTCACCGGCTGGTACACACTCCCCGCGGGCGAGTCGTTCGAGACCGGGAAGCGCATACTGCTCAACGCGGCCGACGACTCGCCCAACGCCGTGGTCCCGATGTCGGAGGTCGCGCCCGAGTACGCCCCCGACGACCGCGCCCTGATCGCGGCAACGTTCCTCGGCGAGTCGTCGCTGGACCGTCCTGCCGCTGGTCTCCGTGACGACGTTCGTGACGCGCTGGAAGCGTGGTACCCCGATCGCGACTTCGACGGCTTGGAAACCGTCGACGTTCACCGGATCCGCTTCGCGCAGTTCGCCCAGCCGCCGGGCGTCCACGCCGCTCTCCCGGACCCAGACGATCCCGAGGGCCCGGTCGTCCTCGCCGGTGACTACACCGAGTGGTCGTCGATCCAGGGTGCCGTAGAGAGCGGGCGGAGCGCGGCCGAGGCGGCTGGTGAGTACTTATAA
- a CDS encoding class I SAM-dependent methyltransferase: MSVPCVAVERERGEAVRERLADADILDGDHEIAVDGDTIYIPVADPEAVPADLATAIVERDAAERDRPQTPAAILGYEPSLERLGDIVIVDEDDDERAREIADAVMASDVPCETVLNRASPIEGELRVRRWDVLAGNGTETVHREYGHEFLLDVAEVYFSPRLATERHRVIEQVDPDEAVIDMFAGVGPYAVPMAARGAEVVACDLNERAVEYLRENAERNGVADRVTAIAGDVRGIADAYADTADRLVMNLPHSADEFLETAVRLAGDDCAIHYYDIQHEDDPFGPGRRAIEAAAGDEYDAVVETERVVKSYAPHEYNVCLDVRLIRR, from the coding sequence ATGAGCGTCCCCTGCGTCGCGGTCGAGCGCGAGCGCGGCGAGGCCGTCCGCGAACGGCTCGCCGACGCCGACATCCTTGACGGCGACCACGAGATCGCGGTCGACGGCGACACGATCTACATCCCCGTCGCGGACCCCGAGGCGGTCCCCGCCGACCTCGCGACGGCGATCGTCGAGCGCGACGCCGCCGAGCGGGACCGCCCGCAGACACCAGCCGCGATCCTCGGCTACGAACCCTCGCTGGAGCGGCTCGGCGACATCGTCATCGTCGACGAGGACGACGACGAGCGCGCCCGCGAGATCGCCGACGCGGTGATGGCCTCCGACGTACCCTGCGAGACGGTGCTCAACCGGGCGTCCCCGATCGAAGGCGAACTTCGCGTCCGGCGCTGGGACGTGCTGGCGGGGAACGGCACTGAGACGGTTCACCGCGAGTACGGCCACGAGTTCCTGTTGGACGTGGCCGAGGTGTACTTCTCCCCGCGGCTCGCCACCGAGCGCCACCGCGTGATCGAACAGGTCGACCCCGATGAGGCCGTCATCGACATGTTCGCCGGCGTCGGTCCCTACGCCGTCCCGATGGCCGCCCGCGGCGCCGAGGTGGTCGCGTGCGACCTCAACGAGCGCGCCGTCGAGTACCTCCGCGAGAACGCCGAGCGCAACGGCGTCGCCGACCGCGTGACCGCAATCGCCGGCGACGTGCGGGGAATCGCAGACGCCTACGCCGACACCGCGGATCGGCTCGTTATGAATCTCCCGCACTCCGCCGACGAGTTCCTCGAAACCGCCGTCCGGCTGGCGGGCGACGACTGCGCCATTCACTACTACGACATCCAACACGAGGACGACCCGTTCGGTCCCGGGCGGCGCGCCATCGAGGCCGCCGCGGGCGACGAGTACGACGCGGTCGTCGAGACCGAGCGTGTCGTCAAATCCTACGCCCCGCACGAGTACAACGTCTGTCTGGATGTGCGGCTGATCCGTCGATGA
- a CDS encoding minichromosome maintenance protein MCM — MSTTHDRRKENETLTETLVRFLRERYRDAIGTLAQHYPNEQRSLVVDYDELYEFDREIAEDILAKPDEMQEYLEEALRNFDLPADVSLDRAHVRVANLPDEYTHYPGHFSPTKVHNDQPYIGVEGEIVAGSDVHPKVTETAFECKRCGTMTYIPQTDRGYQEPHECQGCERQGPFRVNFDQSEFIDAQKIRLSEPPEVAGGEGQSIDIFVEDDLAGEVTTGDRVTITGRLHLEQRTKGNEKKSTFEPYLNGHAIEVQESDQTTVEVSHDERKEIDGIVDGELGEPLVVAAESIAPGVFGEQYDHMKRAIVLAVVGGDWVEGKDGSVERGSISMLLVGDPSTGKSALINQAESNAPRSVGVSGKGAREAGITASAVRDDFSDGEWTLKAGAFVKANGGIVRIDELDDMPPDVRAAMLEPMANGKINVSKAGINATLQTRVGVIAAANPKYGRFDPYEPVVEQVELGSTLISRFDLGFTVTETDEVNTVKQVARDIVGRREHKKRLDVAPETIEPGETDKYDPPVRSELLRKWLALAGDQPSPVIASEELEQRIADEFSDFKTKHMGEDAPVPATWRDLEAQLRLAEAAAKLEFSETIEERHFKTALSLTMRSMRDFGMNEDGEFDADVRESGTSKTQRDRITVLEDIVEQQCSEGNSNGAAVEDVLDEAEAEGVDRKRAEKALRKIKEEIGSLYEPMDGTLKWLGRA, encoded by the coding sequence ATGTCAACCACCCACGACCGACGAAAGGAGAACGAGACGCTAACCGAGACGCTGGTCCGCTTCCTTCGGGAGCGGTACCGTGACGCGATCGGCACGCTCGCGCAGCACTACCCGAACGAACAGCGGTCACTCGTCGTCGACTACGACGAGCTGTACGAGTTCGACCGCGAGATCGCCGAGGATATCCTCGCGAAGCCGGACGAGATGCAGGAGTACCTGGAAGAGGCGCTGCGGAACTTCGACCTCCCGGCGGACGTGTCTCTCGATCGGGCTCACGTGCGCGTGGCGAACCTGCCGGACGAGTACACGCACTACCCCGGTCACTTCAGTCCGACCAAGGTCCACAACGACCAGCCGTACATCGGCGTCGAGGGCGAGATCGTCGCGGGGAGCGACGTCCACCCGAAGGTCACCGAGACCGCGTTCGAGTGCAAGCGCTGCGGGACGATGACGTACATCCCGCAGACGGATCGCGGCTACCAGGAGCCCCACGAGTGTCAGGGCTGTGAGCGGCAGGGGCCGTTCCGCGTCAACTTCGACCAGTCCGAGTTCATCGACGCCCAGAAGATCCGCCTCTCGGAGCCGCCGGAGGTCGCCGGTGGCGAGGGCCAGTCGATCGACATCTTCGTCGAGGATGACCTCGCCGGCGAGGTGACCACGGGCGACCGCGTCACCATCACCGGGCGGCTTCACCTCGAACAGCGGACGAAGGGCAACGAGAAGAAGTCGACGTTCGAGCCGTACCTGAACGGCCACGCCATCGAGGTTCAGGAGTCGGACCAGACGACGGTCGAGGTCTCGCACGACGAGCGGAAGGAGATCGATGGGATCGTCGACGGTGAGCTGGGCGAGCCGCTCGTCGTCGCTGCCGAGTCGATCGCGCCGGGCGTGTTCGGCGAACAGTACGACCACATGAAGCGGGCGATCGTCCTGGCCGTGGTCGGCGGCGATTGGGTCGAGGGGAAGGACGGCAGCGTCGAGCGCGGCTCCATCAGCATGCTCCTCGTGGGCGACCCGTCGACGGGGAAGTCCGCGCTGATCAACCAGGCCGAGTCCAACGCCCCGCGGTCCGTCGGTGTCTCGGGGAAGGGCGCTCGCGAAGCCGGCATCACTGCCTCGGCCGTTCGCGACGACTTCTCCGACGGCGAGTGGACGCTCAAAGCGGGCGCGTTCGTGAAGGCGAACGGCGGGATCGTCCGGATCGATGAGCTCGACGACATGCCGCCGGACGTGCGGGCGGCGATGCTGGAGCCGATGGCCAACGGGAAGATCAACGTCTCGAAGGCCGGGATCAACGCGACGCTGCAGACGCGCGTCGGCGTCATCGCTGCGGCGAACCCGAAGTACGGCCGGTTCGACCCCTACGAGCCCGTCGTCGAGCAGGTCGAGCTCGGGTCGACGCTCATCTCGCGATTCGACCTCGGGTTCACCGTCACCGAGACCGACGAGGTCAACACCGTCAAACAAGTCGCTCGGGACATCGTCGGCCGTCGCGAACACAAGAAGCGCCTCGACGTCGCCCCGGAGACGATCGAGCCCGGTGAGACCGACAAGTACGATCCGCCGGTCCGGAGTGAGCTCCTCCGAAAGTGGCTGGCGCTCGCCGGCGACCAGCCGTCGCCCGTCATCGCGAGCGAAGAGCTCGAACAGCGGATCGCCGACGAGTTCTCCGACTTCAAGACGAAGCACATGGGAGAGGACGCGCCCGTCCCCGCGACGTGGCGCGACCTGGAGGCGCAGCTGCGGCTCGCCGAGGCGGCTGCGAAGCTGGAGTTCTCGGAGACGATCGAAGAGCGGCACTTCAAAACGGCACTCTCGCTGACGATGCGCTCGATGCGGGACTTCGGGATGAACGAGGACGGTGAGTTCGACGCCGACGTCCGCGAGTCCGGCACGTCGAAGACGCAGCGTGACCGCATCACAGTGCTCGAGGACATCGTTGAACAGCAGTGCTCTGAGGGGAACAGCAACGGTGCCGCTGTCGAAGACGTTCTTGACGAGGCCGAGGCCGAGGGCGTCGACCGGAAGCGCGCGGAGAAGGCGCTCCGGAAGATCAAGGAAGAGATCGGGTCGCTGTACGAGCCGATGGATGGCACGCTCAAGTGGCTCGGGAGGGCGTAA
- a CDS encoding MarR family transcriptional regulator produces the protein MSETADVADLPRPTREHLAELPPTATVVYLHLRNEGNPRTLRQIAYETVRPQRSIRRALRQLHEEGMVSCSPRHTDPPQSEWQVNE, from the coding sequence ATGAGCGAGACCGCCGACGTCGCCGATCTCCCTCGACCGACGCGTGAACACCTCGCCGAGCTCCCACCGACGGCCACAGTCGTGTACCTCCACCTCCGCAACGAGGGGAATCCCCGAACACTCAGACAGATCGCCTACGAGACGGTTCGCCCGCAGCGTTCGATCCGTCGCGCACTTCGCCAACTTCACGAGGAGGGGATGGTCTCGTGCTCGCCGCGACACACGGATCCGCCACAGTCGGAATGGCAGGTCAACGAGTGA